A part of Paenibacillus donghaensis genomic DNA contains:
- a CDS encoding SDR family NAD(P)-dependent oxidoreductase, with translation MGFNLSELSLVQSNETPLINGHRGIGDEDAHNTDIAIIGMSVNFPGAKDCDAYWNNIKNGKDLITEFPETRRAEIDKYLSVNPNALEGYEYFQAAFLDEVDTFDYRFFRLTPAEASLMSPVQRLFLQTAYTTIEDAGYAGSKIIGSKTGVFVGYIGDTVGNTYEDILASSSDALNPGIFTGNLSSMIPSRISYYLDLKGPSLVVDTACSSSLVAVHLACQSIRNGECDTALVGGIKLFLVPVKNKVKLGLDSPTYRSKAFDDSSDGIGVGEGSAAVMLKPLSKALRDRDHIYAVIKGSAINQDGNSIGITAPNVAEQANVIAKAWNNARINPETLSYIEAHGTGTRIGDPIEIEGIKKAFERFTNKKQFCAIGSVKSNIGHLNEAAGIAGLIKLALCLKHGEIPPTLHLNRPNRRIEFEDSPVYVQDKWTKWDFGGEQRRAGISSFGFSGTNCHMVLEQSPEVEAGPEAYRGGPSVLTLSSKSRGSLERLLLDYRTFLSENPAICMKNLCYTANTGRDHFNYRLAIIATELKELKNSIESLCASGLDGLLQENIYFNQFTIVNRTKGALRDGDLTEEQLEGKNCLARFKMKEYVSSGKGNKGLFQEICSLYASGATIDWNLLYDKEKLRTVSLPTYSFDRERCWCSIADQPIDGSQPESGNPFFTMAWEPNALVKGNGTAVSKQIILFKNTTSSYESIEEQLRGTGNLVISVTIGKSFERINTSSYVIDNSEEGFARLFWNVSPDLPVHIVHLLAAGLEAEAQNLNELDRNLELGVYNVFYLAKALKHLETSDPIRVDLIAGRAGKVAAQDDLVIPENGTMIGLAKVINREFPQVSCRTIDVDDTFTVEQLLDELSCENNEGQVAYRNGVRYAEYLQSLQLEATTHSNVEIKENGTYLISGGLSGIGYEVAKYLTAAAKVHLILMNRTSIPEREKWDELIVSNADHKLTGGIAAIRSLEAAGSTVEYLRADVSNLQHMEQAIDRISAKYGKIDGIIHSAGVTDDCLIANQTKEGFDAILRPKVHGTWLLHHLTSKEKLDFFVMFSSVSSIIAAPGQGDYAAANAYLDSFCDYRRINGKPALTINWVAWKETGMALQTGFTMDTIFKALSTKKGMNGFEKVFARDLSRVLIGELNFDNHMAAALLKNTSFSLSEELRSKLTQLNGRKRPVKHEAASMGTKVKLKGKLTNQYSSIEQKVAEICMNVLGYKEIDVYDNFFDLGADSISLTQMFQALDKQFVGRLSLTKVFAYPSISELAQYLSEQDPTYGAGVPAQKLESTDDRDSGVAIIGIGANMPTGTDLDVFWEHLRSGKDMIGPIPDNRKKDIDAYLQFLGKEAGEADFMEAAYLDDIDMFDYKFFKLSPKEASLMDPNQRKFLQTAWAAIEDAGYGGHQLKNTQTGVFVGFSNHPLNSYIDLIAETSPEDLTVALAGNLTSIIPSRVSYLLDLKGPSILVDTACSSSLVAVHMACQSLLSGECNTALVGGVKINIIPLANELKIGIESSTARTRAFDDDSDGTGIGEGVICIVLKPLSRALNDHDHIYGVIKGSAVNQDGASVGITAPNVKAQTEVILQAWKNSKIDPATLSYIEAHGTGTKLGDPIEIEAVNEAFRQYTDKKNFCAVSTVKSNMGHLYEAAGLAGLVKAVMSLQHRTLAPSIHYSQPNQAINFADSALFINNRLKQWEVDSVPRRCGISSFGFSGTNCHVVLEEAPVITATDIKTNSQPQIITLTAKTETALLELMRSYENFLDKPDPVRLNDVCKTVNTGRVHHPYRLAFIVKDTKELLYNIKAVLRKGLYEEMEQAVFYGKHSLLQDKAFRDSLSLEAGLLVEQLEKVPMFNEEGLELLCTHYVQGAEVDWDALYGEGFEARRISLPTYPFDQQRCWINVESLEPRSSKSSGKAIHPLLEHVLADTWDQIIYTTDFSPKKHFVLHDHMIMGSYVLPGTTYIEMIVQAGKRLVPDAEVVIKDISFYKPLVMLDEDEKRQIQTIVKYKEDQYEFTIVSREEGGGHVSFKQWTKHAEGRFSTHHDSATGSYDIGALKDQCNSRVLPINQNELSKGFIEFGPRWLTFHKLWIGRTTALAKLSLPDEFLLDLDTYYIHPCMLDMAVAAYCFTFEKRYLPLSYKQIKLYGRMPSNFYSYIKQIRTGINDEVVSFDIDLMDGNGQVFANITDFSLKKVHEFKTLVRDNIMTSVKWNVEALVHKELPAPTGLTLILRDQDAASIRLAGRIKAIGGDVVEAELGAVYEQADSLLYRITGSKTDYDRLIQELKGRRLSRIVHLLTAGEASEIKSIGELDESLHRGLFSVYYLLQSLVSNGLKDHMALVFITRNACEVTGDERVLNPEHAATSGLCKVIAKEHSGIRCKFIDLDAETSDDVLLHEALSDSSDPNGVHIALRANERYFPQVELLNIEDLPNQAVEFKEEGVYVITGGSGGLGLVIAKHLASKKPMKLALIGRMDIPQRQEWTELIAFQNGSKQARLVERILEIESMGSKVLYCSADISSYEQTRIAMDKIRAEWGQIHGVIHAAGLAGRGYIFMKEEAELQKVIGPKIHGTLNLDLLTVQDDLDFMVFFSSVASILAYPGQGDYTAANAFLNAYSEWRNKQGRNTVSINWSAWRETGMAVDYGVDIDTMFKSISNAEALSAFDEVLNKKLSTVIIGQLDTEHIAETNGRGIVSASLLSKVQKRLKRVGLKPGITHENPQISIIDKDIGDLDEIQIQLAEIWAKVLGMREINLYEGFYEMGGDSILATKLFKELDREFPGMLDIADIFSYSSVSQLAAYLKQQIYTRSSAKVEPIEDVLDKLIKGEISINDADAVMRTGGTT, from the coding sequence ATGGGATTTAATCTCTCGGAATTAAGTCTTGTCCAGTCAAATGAAACGCCTCTTATTAATGGGCATAGGGGGATAGGTGATGAAGACGCTCATAATACGGATATTGCCATTATCGGAATGTCTGTTAATTTCCCCGGAGCCAAGGATTGTGACGCATACTGGAATAATATCAAGAACGGCAAAGACCTGATAACAGAATTTCCTGAAACCAGACGCGCGGAGATTGATAAATATTTGTCCGTGAACCCTAATGCTCTGGAGGGATATGAATACTTTCAAGCGGCATTTCTTGATGAAGTGGATACATTCGACTACCGCTTTTTCCGGCTTACTCCGGCGGAAGCCAGCCTGATGAGTCCGGTTCAACGTCTATTTCTTCAGACTGCTTACACAACAATAGAGGATGCAGGTTATGCAGGAAGTAAGATTATTGGCAGCAAAACCGGCGTTTTTGTCGGATATATCGGTGATACGGTCGGAAATACATATGAGGATATTTTAGCCAGCAGTAGCGATGCCCTGAATCCAGGCATTTTTACAGGGAATCTGTCATCCATGATTCCCAGCAGAATCTCGTATTACCTTGATTTGAAAGGCCCCAGTCTGGTTGTTGATACAGCTTGCTCCTCCTCTCTGGTTGCTGTGCATCTGGCATGCCAATCGATCAGGAATGGAGAATGTGACACGGCTCTTGTTGGTGGAATTAAGCTGTTTCTGGTTCCAGTTAAGAATAAGGTGAAGCTTGGCCTGGATTCTCCGACTTACCGTTCCAAGGCCTTTGACGACAGCTCCGACGGAATCGGCGTTGGCGAAGGTTCAGCGGCGGTAATGTTGAAGCCGTTGAGTAAGGCGTTAAGGGATCGGGATCACATATACGCGGTAATTAAAGGAAGCGCTATAAATCAGGATGGGAACTCCATTGGTATAACCGCTCCTAACGTGGCAGAGCAGGCAAATGTAATTGCTAAGGCATGGAATAATGCCAGAATCAACCCGGAGACTCTGTCTTATATTGAGGCCCATGGAACAGGGACCAGAATCGGTGACCCCATTGAGATCGAAGGAATTAAGAAAGCCTTTGAGCGCTTCACAAACAAGAAACAGTTCTGTGCGATTGGTTCAGTGAAATCCAATATAGGACATTTAAACGAGGCAGCCGGTATCGCTGGACTTATTAAGCTTGCCCTTTGCTTGAAGCATGGGGAAATACCGCCAACCCTTCACCTCAACCGGCCGAACCGGAGAATCGAGTTTGAAGATTCTCCAGTGTATGTGCAGGATAAATGGACGAAATGGGACTTCGGAGGAGAACAGAGAAGGGCAGGTATCAGCTCCTTCGGCTTTAGTGGAACGAATTGCCATATGGTGTTGGAGCAGTCCCCGGAAGTTGAAGCAGGCCCTGAAGCGTACAGAGGGGGACCGAGCGTACTGACTCTATCCTCAAAGTCAAGAGGCTCGTTGGAAAGGCTGCTTCTCGATTATCGAACATTTTTAAGTGAGAACCCTGCAATCTGTATGAAGAATCTATGTTACACAGCGAACACGGGCAGGGATCATTTTAATTACCGCTTGGCTATCATTGCCACTGAACTGAAGGAGCTTAAGAATTCCATAGAGAGTTTATGTGCTTCGGGCTTAGACGGATTGCTGCAAGAGAATATATACTTCAACCAATTTACAATAGTTAACCGAACGAAGGGTGCACTCAGAGACGGAGACCTTACGGAAGAGCAATTGGAAGGTAAGAACTGCCTGGCCAGGTTTAAGATGAAAGAATATGTAAGCAGCGGCAAGGGAAATAAAGGACTTTTCCAAGAAATATGCAGCTTGTATGCAAGCGGTGCAACGATTGATTGGAATCTTCTATACGATAAAGAAAAACTTAGAACAGTCAGCCTGCCTACTTATTCCTTTGACAGGGAACGATGCTGGTGTAGCATTGCCGATCAACCCATAGACGGTTCTCAGCCAGAAAGCGGGAATCCCTTCTTTACGATGGCGTGGGAACCTAATGCGTTGGTGAAGGGCAACGGCACAGCAGTCTCCAAACAAATAATCTTGTTCAAAAATACTACCAGCAGTTATGAATCGATCGAAGAACAGCTTCGAGGAACAGGGAATCTTGTCATTTCAGTAACTATTGGCAAGTCCTTTGAGCGGATCAACACCAGCAGTTATGTAATCGACAACTCGGAAGAAGGTTTTGCACGCTTATTCTGGAATGTCTCTCCTGATCTCCCCGTTCATATCGTCCATTTGTTAGCTGCTGGGCTTGAAGCAGAAGCTCAAAATCTCAATGAATTGGATCGTAATCTGGAGTTGGGAGTTTATAACGTTTTTTATTTGGCGAAGGCGCTAAAGCATCTGGAAACGTCAGATCCAATTCGTGTTGATCTTATTGCCGGGAGGGCCGGCAAAGTCGCAGCGCAAGACGATCTGGTTATACCCGAGAACGGAACAATGATAGGATTGGCCAAAGTAATCAATCGTGAATTCCCGCAAGTCTCGTGCAGAACTATTGATGTTGACGATACCTTCACTGTGGAGCAGTTGCTTGACGAACTCAGTTGCGAGAATAATGAAGGGCAGGTTGCTTATCGAAACGGTGTCAGGTATGCAGAATACCTGCAATCTCTTCAGCTTGAAGCCACCACTCATTCGAATGTTGAGATTAAAGAAAATGGCACGTATCTCATCAGCGGTGGATTAAGCGGGATTGGTTATGAAGTTGCGAAATATTTAACTGCAGCGGCGAAGGTTCATCTCATTTTAATGAACCGTACATCCATACCGGAACGGGAGAAGTGGGATGAATTAATAGTAAGCAATGCGGATCATAAGCTCACCGGAGGAATCGCTGCAATCCGGAGTTTGGAGGCTGCAGGTTCCACCGTGGAGTACCTTCGCGCAGATGTTTCCAATTTGCAACATATGGAGCAAGCTATTGATCGTATCAGCGCAAAGTACGGCAAGATTGATGGAATTATTCATAGTGCGGGCGTCACAGACGATTGTCTTATTGCCAATCAAACCAAAGAGGGCTTTGATGCCATTTTACGTCCGAAGGTTCATGGAACGTGGCTTCTACATCATTTAACAAGCAAGGAAAAACTTGATTTCTTTGTTATGTTTTCTTCAGTATCATCCATAATCGCAGCACCAGGGCAAGGGGATTATGCTGCAGCGAACGCATATTTGGATTCCTTTTGCGATTATCGGAGGATAAACGGAAAGCCTGCTCTTACTATTAATTGGGTAGCTTGGAAAGAGACCGGTATGGCTTTGCAGACAGGATTCACAATGGATACGATTTTCAAGGCTTTATCGACCAAGAAAGGGATGAATGGTTTCGAGAAGGTGTTTGCACGCGATCTTTCACGGGTTCTGATCGGGGAACTTAACTTCGATAACCATATGGCGGCAGCCCTACTGAAGAATACGTCATTCAGCCTATCGGAAGAACTGAGGTCAAAGCTTACACAGTTAAACGGCCGCAAGCGTCCAGTCAAACATGAGGCTGCGTCCATGGGAACAAAAGTAAAGCTTAAGGGTAAGCTTACGAATCAATACAGTTCCATCGAACAGAAGGTTGCTGAAATATGCATGAACGTCCTTGGCTATAAGGAAATCGATGTTTATGATAATTTTTTTGACTTGGGCGCAGATTCGATATCATTAACTCAAATGTTCCAAGCGTTGGATAAGCAATTCGTAGGCAGGTTAAGTCTGACTAAAGTGTTTGCATATCCGAGCATCTCAGAGCTGGCCCAATATTTAAGTGAGCAGGACCCTACATATGGTGCCGGCGTACCGGCTCAGAAGTTGGAGAGCACCGATGACAGAGACAGCGGAGTTGCAATTATTGGAATCGGAGCCAATATGCCCACCGGTACAGATTTGGACGTATTCTGGGAACATCTACGTAGCGGCAAGGATATGATCGGTCCGATACCTGATAACAGAAAAAAAGACATTGATGCCTACCTCCAGTTCCTGGGGAAGGAAGCCGGAGAAGCGGATTTCATGGAAGCAGCATATCTGGACGATATCGATATGTTCGATTATAAATTTTTCAAGCTGTCTCCGAAAGAAGCTTCACTGATGGATCCTAACCAACGGAAGTTTTTGCAGACAGCGTGGGCAGCAATAGAAGATGCGGGCTATGGCGGGCATCAACTAAAGAATACCCAAACAGGAGTTTTTGTCGGATTCTCCAACCATCCGCTTAACAGTTATATCGATCTTATTGCAGAAACCAGTCCTGAGGATCTTACCGTTGCACTGGCGGGAAACCTGACATCCATTATTCCTAGCAGGGTCTCCTATCTTCTTGATCTTAAAGGGCCGAGCATCTTGGTGGATACTGCATGTTCTTCATCCTTGGTGGCTGTCCATATGGCTTGCCAGAGCCTCCTGAGCGGGGAATGCAACACGGCCCTGGTGGGAGGGGTGAAGATAAATATTATCCCTCTGGCTAACGAGTTGAAGATCGGTATTGAATCCTCGACTGCCAGAACGAGAGCCTTCGATGACGATTCAGACGGTACTGGGATCGGAGAAGGAGTAATCTGTATTGTTCTTAAGCCTTTAAGCAGGGCTTTGAACGATCACGACCATATTTATGGCGTCATTAAGGGCAGTGCCGTCAATCAGGATGGAGCCTCTGTTGGAATTACTGCACCTAACGTAAAGGCACAAACGGAAGTAATCCTTCAGGCCTGGAAGAATTCGAAGATTGATCCGGCCACGCTATCTTACATCGAAGCGCATGGAACAGGTACAAAGCTGGGAGATCCGATCGAAATAGAAGCGGTTAATGAAGCTTTCAGGCAGTACACAGACAAGAAGAACTTCTGTGCGGTCAGCACGGTAAAGTCTAATATGGGGCATCTGTATGAGGCTGCAGGATTGGCGGGATTGGTGAAAGCTGTTATGTCGTTACAGCATAGAACACTGGCTCCTTCGATTCATTATTCTCAACCGAACCAAGCCATTAACTTTGCTGACTCCGCCTTGTTTATCAATAACAGGCTGAAACAATGGGAGGTTGATAGTGTTCCCAGAAGATGCGGAATAAGCTCTTTCGGATTCAGTGGCACAAACTGTCATGTCGTTCTTGAAGAAGCACCGGTAATCACCGCAACAGATATTAAGACGAATAGTCAGCCCCAAATCATTACGCTGACAGCGAAAACGGAAACCGCCTTGCTTGAACTGATGCGCAGCTATGAGAATTTTCTGGACAAGCCCGATCCCGTTCGCCTGAATGATGTGTGCAAAACTGTGAATACAGGGAGAGTACATCACCCCTATCGCTTGGCTTTCATAGTAAAAGATACCAAAGAGCTGCTTTACAACATAAAGGCAGTTCTCCGTAAGGGATTGTATGAAGAAATGGAGCAAGCCGTATTCTACGGGAAACATAGCCTGCTGCAGGATAAAGCCTTCAGAGATTCTCTTTCGTTAGAAGCTGGCTTGCTGGTTGAACAACTGGAGAAAGTCCCTATGTTCAATGAGGAGGGACTGGAGCTTTTATGCACTCATTATGTACAGGGAGCCGAAGTGGATTGGGATGCCCTCTATGGAGAAGGCTTTGAGGCAAGGCGAATCAGCCTGCCCACCTATCCATTTGATCAACAGAGGTGCTGGATTAACGTTGAATCCCTTGAGCCGCGTTCTTCAAAGAGTTCGGGGAAGGCAATTCATCCCTTACTGGAACATGTGCTGGCAGATACCTGGGATCAGATTATATATACAACGGATTTCAGTCCGAAAAAGCATTTCGTGTTGCATGATCATATGATTATGGGAAGCTACGTGCTGCCAGGAACCACCTATATTGAGATGATCGTTCAAGCTGGGAAACGACTGGTTCCCGATGCGGAAGTTGTCATTAAAGACATCAGCTTCTATAAACCGCTTGTCATGCTGGATGAGGATGAGAAGCGTCAGATTCAAACCATTGTAAAATATAAAGAGGATCAATATGAATTTACTATAGTAAGCAGAGAAGAAGGCGGCGGCCATGTATCGTTCAAACAATGGACCAAACATGCAGAAGGGAGATTTAGCACCCATCATGACTCCGCCACGGGTTCCTATGATATAGGAGCACTTAAGGACCAATGTAATTCGAGAGTTCTTCCTATCAACCAGAATGAGCTTTCCAAAGGTTTTATAGAGTTTGGTCCAAGGTGGCTTACTTTTCATAAGTTGTGGATAGGCAGGACTACAGCCCTTGCCAAGCTGTCTCTCCCTGACGAGTTTTTGCTTGATCTGGACACCTATTATATACACCCTTGCATGCTTGATATGGCTGTGGCTGCTTACTGCTTTACCTTTGAGAAGCGGTATCTTCCCTTGTCTTATAAGCAAATCAAGCTATATGGAAGAATGCCATCTAATTTCTACAGCTATATTAAACAGATCCGTACAGGTATAAATGATGAGGTTGTCAGCTTTGATATTGACCTGATGGATGGGAACGGCCAGGTCTTTGCGAATATTACAGACTTCTCACTTAAAAAAGTTCATGAATTCAAAACACTGGTCAGGGATAACATCATGACATCGGTTAAGTGGAATGTTGAAGCTCTTGTCCACAAGGAGCTTCCTGCACCTACAGGACTTACCTTGATTCTGAGGGATCAAGATGCTGCGAGTATTAGACTTGCGGGGAGAATCAAAGCTATAGGCGGAGACGTTGTAGAGGCCGAACTAGGGGCTGTCTACGAGCAAGCAGATAGCCTCCTCTATCGTATAACAGGCTCTAAAACGGACTACGACCGTCTAATCCAAGAGCTCAAGGGAAGAAGGCTGTCGCGGATCGTTCATCTGCTGACCGCTGGAGAAGCTTCTGAAATCAAATCCATAGGCGAATTGGATGAATCCCTGCATAGAGGGCTGTTCAGTGTGTACTACCTGCTGCAGAGCCTGGTGAGCAACGGGTTGAAAGATCATATGGCCCTTGTCTTCATAACCCGAAATGCCTGTGAAGTGACAGGGGATGAAAGAGTACTGAACCCGGAACATGCCGCGACCTCAGGATTGTGCAAGGTCATTGCCAAGGAACACTCAGGAATTCGTTGCAAGTTTATTGACTTGGACGCCGAAACAAGCGATGACGTTCTTCTTCATGAGGCTCTTTCAGACTCATCCGATCCGAATGGAGTTCATATCGCCCTGAGAGCCAACGAGCGTTATTTCCCACAAGTTGAACTGCTGAATATCGAGGACCTGCCGAATCAAGCGGTCGAATTCAAGGAAGAAGGCGTGTATGTCATTACCGGAGGCTCTGGTGGACTTGGACTTGTAATTGCGAAGCATCTGGCATCCAAAAAGCCGATGAAGCTGGCATTGATCGGACGTATGGATATTCCACAGCGCCAGGAGTGGACGGAATTGATTGCTTTTCAGAACGGCAGCAAGCAGGCCCGCCTGGTGGAAAGAATCCTTGAAATTGAGTCTATGGGTTCTAAGGTACTGTATTGCAGCGCCGATATATCCAGCTACGAACAGACTCGGATTGCTATGGATAAGATAAGAGCGGAATGGGGCCAGATTCATGGTGTTATTCACGCTGCCGGGTTAGCGGGCAGGGGATATATATTTATGAAAGAGGAAGCCGAACTGCAGAAGGTCATCGGACCTAAGATTCATGGAACACTCAACTTGGATTTGCTGACGGTCCAGGATGACCTTGATTTTATGGTTTTCTTTTCCTCTGTGGCGTCCATACTGGCTTATCCGGGGCAAGGCGATTACACGGCGGCTAACGCCTTTCTGAATGCTTATTCCGAATGGAGAAACAAGCAAGGACGTAATACGGTTTCTATCAATTGGTCGGCATGGAGGGAAACCGGAATGGCTGTAGACTACGGTGTCGATATAGATACGATGTTTAAGTCCATCTCCAATGCTGAGGCGCTGTCTGCTTTTGATGAGGTGCTTAACAAGAAGCTGTCAACCGTTATCATCGGGCAACTGGATACAGAGCATATAGCCGAAACAAACGGAAGAGGAATTGTATCCGCCAGTCTGCTGTCCAAGGTTCAAAAAAGATTGAAGCGAGTCGGACTGAAGCCTGGCATAACCCATGAGAATCCCCAAATAAGTATTATCGATAAGGATATCGGGGATCTCGATGAAATCCAAATTCAATTAGCGGAGATATGGGCCAAGGTATTGGGCATGAGAGAAATTAATTTATACGAAGGTTTTTATGAGATGGGCGGAGACTCTATTCTTGCGACTAAGCTATTCAAAGAATTGGACCGGGAGTTTCCCGGAATGCTTGATATAGCGGATATTTTTTCCTATTCATCAGTAAGTCAGCTTGCGGCCTACCTAAAGCAACAAATATACACCCGGAGCAGTGCCAAGGTTGAGCCAATTGAGGACGTGCTGGATAAGCTGATAAAAGGTGAGATTTCCATTAATGATGCAGACGCAGTTATGAGAACCGGAGGTACAACCTAG